Proteins encoded by one window of Nicotiana tabacum cultivar K326 chromosome 10, ASM71507v2, whole genome shotgun sequence:
- the LOC107766725 gene encoding NAC domain-containing protein JA2L, translated as MGVQEMDPLSQLSLPPGFRFYPTDEELLVQYLCRKVAGHDFSLQIIAEIDLYKFDPWVLPSKAIFGEKEWYFFSPRDRKYPNGSRPNRVAGSGYWKATGTDKIITTEGRKVGIKKALVFYVGKAPKGTKTNWIMHEYRLSESPRKNGSSRLDEWVLCRIYKKNSGGQKPNISGLNSKEMSHGSPSSCSSQFDDMLESLPEIEDRYFSLPRMNSLRNLQQDDKLNLQHLGSGNFDWATLAGFNSFPELVTGNQAPAPGNQSQVHLNNQNSSNNLNEFFAHPTQLNFHGDVKFEGGVDEEIESGIRAQRINNSGFYQENSTGFHTYTNSVPDPFWIRYPTQTVNMGSVGK; from the exons ATGGGTGTTCAGGAAATGGACCCTCTTTCACAACTAAGTTTGCCGCCCGGGTTCCGGTTTTACCCGACTGACGAGGAGCTTTTAGTTCAATACTTGTGTCGCAAAGTTGCTGGCCATGATTTCTCTTTACAAATTATTGCAGAGATTGATTTGTACAAATTCGATCCTTGGGTTCTTCCAA GTAAAGCGATATTTGGAGAAAAGGAATGGTACTTTTTCAGTCCAAGAGATAGGAAGTACCCGAATGGATCACGACCAAACAGAGTAGCTGGCTCTGGGTATTGGAAAGCAACAGGAACTGATAAAATAATCACTACAGAAGGGAGAAAAGTTGGAATTAAGAAAGCTTTAGTTTTTTACGTGGGAAAAGCACCTAAAGGAACTAAGACTAATTGGATCATGCATGAATACAGACTCAGTGAATCTCCCAGAAAAAATGGAAGTTCTAGG CTAGATGAGTGGGTGCTTTGTCGGATTTATAAGAAGAATTCGGGTGGGCAAAAACCGAACATTTCTGGTTTAAACAGCAAAGAGATGAGCCACGGTTCTCCATCGTCATGCTCTTCTCAATTTGACGACATGCTCGAATCCCTACCAGAAATTGAGGACCGTTATTTCTCCTTACCGAGAAtgaactctcttaggaatttacAACAAGATGATAAGCTTAATCTTCAGCACCTGGGTTCTGGAAACTTCGACTGGGCCACTCTAGCTGGGTTTAATTCGTTCCCGGAATTAGTTACCGGAAATCAAGCTCCGGCACCGGGAAATCAATCTCAGGTGCATTTGAACAATCAAAACAGTAGCAACAATTTGAATGAATTTTTTGCTCACCCCACGCAATTGAATTTTCATGGAGATGTCAAGTTTGAAGGTGGAGTGGACGAAGAAATAGAGAGCGGAATTAGAGCTCAACGAATTAACAACTCGGGTTTCTATCAAGAGAATTCAACCGGGTTTCATACCTATACGAACTCGGTGCCCGACCCATTTTGGATTCGGTACCCGACCCAAACAGTAAATATGGGTTCAGTCGGTAAATAG